From Brassica oleracea var. oleracea cultivar TO1000 chromosome C3, BOL, whole genome shotgun sequence, a single genomic window includes:
- the LOC106332926 gene encoding protein ORGAN SIZE RELATED 1-like has translation MRVHNHRLRFEVTPKPTMSLPGISFITARSVAVILFLCLFLLILPPFLPPLPPPPSTLLLLPLLLMILLIFLAFSPSNEPSLTVEVEPLDP, from the coding sequence ATGAGGGTACATAATCACCGGCTGAGATTCGAAGTCACACCCAAGCCAACAATGAGTTTGCCCGGAATTTCTTTTATCACGGCGAGATCCGTCGCAGTTATTCTCTTTCTCTGTCTGTTCCTTCTGATTTTGCCACCGTTCCTTCCGCCGCTTCCACCGCCTCCATCGACGCTCCTCCTTCTCCCTCTTCTGCTCATGATTCTCCTCATTTTCTTGGCTTTTTCCCCTTCTAATGAGCCTAGCCTCACCGTGGAAGTAGAACCTCTCGACCCCTGA